The genomic segment tttattgagttataatttacatacagtaaaattcatccATTCCAAGTGTATTAATTCAGTCATTTATAGTATAAAGAGTTGTGTAACCATAAACACAGTATAGTCTTAGAATGCTTCCATACTTCCATAAAATTACCTCATGTCCATTTGTAACAGTTAATCcttactcccacctcagcccccggcaaccactgatctactttctgtttctatagatttgccttttctggtaGCTTATTATGAATATGAATGTACTCATATAATATGTAGTCTTCacatttggtttctttcacttaagcATATCTtttgaggtttatccatgttgtagcatatatcaagAGTTAATTCAACTAtattgttgaatagtattccattgtatagatgttaTTTATTCACCAGTTGATAGacttgctatgaacatttgataTATGTCTTTGTGTAgatatgttttttttctcttaggtGGATACCTAGGAGTGAAACTGATAGGTTGCttggtaaatttatgtttaactttttaagagtCTGTTaagttattttccaaagtggctggacCATTtatcattcccaccagcagcataggGAGGGTTCATTTCTACATATCCTTcccaacacttgatattgtctcttgttttaattatagccattctagtggttATGTAGTGTATTTCATTATGTAGtgtatttcatttcattatgtATTGCGTGtagttttaaattacattttcctaatgattttgagcatcttttcatatacttatcagtcattcttatatcttatttgaaatgtctattcaaatattttgcccatttttaagtgttttcttattgatttgtaagatttctttgtatgtctggatATAAGTCCTCtctcagatatgtgatttgcaaatattttctcccaggctgtgccttgcctttttcttttctattctttttaaattttttattgctacatAATAGATGTACGTATTTTCAGGGtaccttttaattttcttaatagtgtctGTTGAAGCatgaaagttttaaattgtgaTCAAGTccagtttatccattttttcttttatggattgtatTTTTGGTGTTCATTTAATaactctttgcctaacccaaggacATGAGGATTTAATTCTAgaagctttatatttttagttcttccttTTAAGTCTGTGATgcatttttgaattaatttttgtgtatggtgtgaagaAAGAGTCCAAATTCACTCACTGGGATATGTATGTCTAATTCTCCCAGTACTATTTGTTGGAAAcactcttgtttcttttcttctattttttttttttttttttttttgagacacagtttcatctgtcaccctgggtagagtgcagtggcatcatcataactcactgtatcctcaaactcctgggctcaagcgatccttctgctgcagactcccaacgtgctgggattatagatgtgagccaccacgctggccTTGCTTCCTTAATGAAATGCCATGATACCTTTTTAAGAAgtaaattgaccataaatgtgaaaGTTTATGTCTAGATTCTCAAtgttgtttcattgatctgtatgtctataCTTAACACAAGTACCATACTCTTATTCATTGTATACATGGCACATATGGGTGAGCAAAATTTGAATTAAAGTGAAATTGAATTGGCTAGACTTGTTAAGTTATAGAACCTATGTTCTTACATTTGCCACATTTATTTATGATCTTTTTTTCTGTGGTGTGTGTTGGAGGAGTTGTGgttgatttatttttgcttttccccACTATTGTTTCTCCTCAAGGTATCTTTTGGAAAATCTTATCCTCAGGCTGAAAAGTAATTTTATGCCTCACTCAAAAATACTTAAGGGAGAGAGTGCCCTTTGGGATAGGCATGCTGGTAATGGGAGaagctatcaaaaaaaaaaaaaaaacagggacaCTGGGTGGAACCACAGTCTTCAGTGATTTGAAATAAGAGGCTGATTAATTGCCAGCAACATGCTGTCCTTTCCGTAGAAGCTCAGCAGTGTTTTaagcatttttgtatttattgcgTTAAGATTAAATTTTACAAGaatatacttcaaatattttatgaagcAGTAGACTTAGAGTTATACCTGTACCACTTAGCAATGATTCATGGGCATTCCTGAGGCCATAATTACTTGCTGGGGAAATTATACTTGCTCTTTCAACTTCTCATGGTATTGGGGATTCAAATAAAGTAATGTTTAAGTGCTTTGCAAAATATAAAGTTGTACAAACATCTTTAAtgtcatttattaatacaaagcaCTGATATTAAAGTAAAGTTTTCTTTCAAACACTTTACTTTCTAAGATAATGTGAAGGGAAAAGTATGAACAATTATTGAGCTGTTAGGTCATTTCCTTACAAATACAATTGAAATGGGTAAAATTGTGAGCACTAAAGTTCAAGAATGTGGGACATAGGTGAAACTAATGAGAGTGagagaaacattttcttcaatcTGTCTTTGTAATGGGAAGTTGGAGAGGAAATGCTACTTTTCTTAGAGAGTGTTTAACATTTCTGAATTTATGTAATTGGATAGACAGtgataaaatctttttaaaatcaattgttTATTGACATGTAGAAattatgcaaaaattatttttaaatgtaatttaaaagatttaacaatacaaagctatagtaatcaaataCCATGTGGTACTGACATAAGAATATAGATTGATAGAATAGAATTAAGAGTCTAAAACCAAACCATGATATTTATGTTAATTGATTTTGAACAAAAGTGCCAGCGCagttcaatgggggaaagaatagtcttctcaacaaatgatgctggataacctcatgcaaaagaatgaatttggactcAAAATGCATCACAGGACTAAATATAGAAGCTAAATCTACGAAACTCTTGGAAGGAAATGTAGGAGTAAATATCTGTGACCTTGATTTAGGCAATGGTttcattcatcaaaattaaaaacttttgtgataTAAAGGACACTATAAACAATGTGCAAAGATatcccacagaatgggagaaaatatttgcaaatcatattagATAAGGTATAGATACCTAGaattataaagaactcttataactcaaaaaGACAagtaacccaatttaaaaatgggcaaaggatctgagtagacatttctccaaaaagataaacaaatctCCAATAAGCATGTAAAAGGATGCTCCAGCACCATTAGCTGTCAGGAAAATGCGACtctaaaccacaatgaaataccacttcatacctgGTAGGGTAGCATAGTCAAAGGGAtgataataagtgttggtgataatatggagaaattggaaccctcttGCACTGCtgatgggattgtaaaatggtagGCTGCTTTAGAAAACTATCTGGCAGTACCTTagaaggttaaacatagagttaccagcaattctactcttaaatatatatccaagagaattgaaaacatgtcTATACAAAATCTTGttcatgaatgttcacagcagcattattcatattaGCCAAAAAGTAGCAACAACTCTAATGTCCATCAACCAGTgaatggagagagaaaatgtaGAATAGGAtaatatttgacaataaaaaggaataaagttctgatacatgccataatatggatgaaccttgaaaatactcTGCTAAGTCAGAGAAGCCAGTCACGAAAGTCTACAttggatgattccatttatatgaaatgtccaaaataggcaaatctattgagacagaaaatagattattgTTGCCTGGGGCTAGAGAGAAATATTAGGTggaaatgaggagtgactgctaatgggtgtcgagtttctttttgggtgatggaaatgttataAGATTGATTGTAGTGATGGCTGTACAACTCTGAGTATATTAAAAAACCATTGACTTGTttgggtgaattgtatagtatatgaataataaaaatttttaaatcaagcaATACCTAacttgaaaaatacaaagaagtaagaaaagaatatttgcaaatgtATCTGTATTGTTTATCTTCTGGAGATAAGAGAAGGGTCGAGTGGTTGATTGTGTCTTAgctatcatttttctttcatttttttttttatcattctagTGGCTGACTAGGTTTATTAAATGCATACACTTTTGTGTTGAATGATAgtaaattataattcatttttgaCAGGAATTGAGTTCTTCTCAGACTTTATCACATGATGGAGGATTCTTCAATAGACTGGAAGATGATGTTCATAAAATTCTtattagagaaaaaagaagagaacagCTTACAGAATATAATGGAACAGATAATTGTACAGCTCATGAACACAACCAGGCATGTAAAGTAGAAAATTCTcttaaaatcacagtgaaattaaatgcaatttttttctttttttttgaaaaagcagTAGAATACAATTATGATTATATATAATAGTTTTAGGATATCATCATAGTCATTATCAacagatatttaaattaaaaagtatgaaGTATATTCGTACTATATGAAATAGTTTAGTTATTGATGACTCTTTATTGAGCATATGCTGTATGCTATGCTGGTATGAGGGAGTGGGAATACCAAGATGGATAAGACCTTTCTTCCCCTAGACACTCAGAGTGGTGGGGGATATAGGGAGGTAGACCTGTGAAGTGATTATCATTCAGCACAATGACGACTTTAAGGGAGACATGAGCAATAAAAAAGTTTTGAATAGTAAAGGTAATAGATCACTGCTTGGATAAATTGTGATGGGTATATAAGAAAAGTGACATTTGGGCTGGATTTTGAGTAATCAATAACTGTATAAgtggagaaatggagaaagactTTGCAGTTCAAAGGGGTTCCAAGTTATAAAAGGACTTAGACTGAGTATTCAGGAAACTGAGAAGTTCTGCAGCTAACTTTGGGGTTGAGTGTGGGATGACATGACTGAAGAAATAGATTGGGTTTATGTTATAAAGGCCTTTTCTGTGAAACTAAGAAGTTAGAATTTATCCTAGGCAGCAGAGCAAGCTTTAGCCTGTGAATCAGATCTGGTCAGTGGTCTGCTTTTGCAAGGGCCATGAACTAAAATGGtacttacattttcaaaatactgtttaaaaaaagaagaaaagagaatatgtgacagagactgtatatGTGACAGAGACTATAActccaaagcctaaaatattggtcccttcacagaaaaaaatttgctaACCTGGGCTACAGTCCAGTATTACCCAAAATATATTATCTGAGGGAAAAATGCTTTCTCTTCTTATACTCCACTCCTAGATGCAGGAAGAGGCATGACCTACTCCAAGATCCCCGCTGCCACATCTTAACTCTCATCATATAGTGAAAGTGTGTTACCTCTcagtctacatttatttttgtcaccACAATCCCTAGTCTGTCTGTCTTCCTCTTAACTATGAACCTATACTTTACCTTAGATTGACCTCTAGTCCATTGATTCTCCCAGCCCAAAACTTGTAGTAAATAATCTGAGTCATGTCCCCATGAACACTTTCCCCTTACTTCcttaattttctgttattttcttcttgccAGGATGCAGATTGGCTCTCATAGTATTGTCTACTCTAATTTAATTACTGGGTCAGCAGATACtgctagaaaatatttcttaaaacagtGCTAATGTTCTTATCTGAAAACCAGTGCTATGTAACTtgccatattttcatttctacttaACAGTCCTTTGATTTATCTCTTTCTGCCTTTGACAAATTTCTACAATACCTATTTCAAATTCTAAGAACCTAGTTTCCATCCTTTTATTCTCTTCGATGGACGTTATCTTTTTGTTTACTAAGAAACTGATatatttagtcattcaacaaattaaATACCTTCcatgttgtttttgttatatggggCATAGGAGAGGCTGTAAGGACTTTTTACTTAATGCAGCAATAAGATTGGTTTATAAATAACACTATTCTATATGAAAATCTATTTTCAACTTATTAGTGGGAAATCCTTGCCTACCCTGAGGTACTTGTGAGCTGCTTCCTTTCTGGCATTGAATTAAATTCAGTGTTTTCCTGTCTTGCTTTGACTGCCAAATTTTATGTACAGTCCATGTAACCCTGTTAACATTATGGTTAGCATATTCACTTCCTCCTTTTTCATTGATTATGGTTTTGCCCTTTATACAGTCTTATTTTTTAAGCCATCTCTGATCATTTTTGGATAGAaggaatgatattaatatatttcagcaAATGTTAATACTTAGATGCCTCAAGCCCTTTGTAGAGCAACGTTGAGTATATATAAGTTTAGTTAAATGATTAGTATTAATGATATAATAAAACTAAAGTGATAGTGTGGTTATAGTGGAAAGAGAACAGATTTTGAAATCAAACAAACCTAATAAGACAATACAATTCTGCAGCTAATCAGCTGTGTTATGTTGGAATGAAATTACCTGCCTTTCTTACACTATTATTAGGGAAGTTAACAATTATGGGTTAAAATGCTTAGCAGAGCATGTTGTACACAGAATACATCtaatagataattatttttgtacagGCAAAAACCAGTAAGTCCAAAAAGGTTATACTAATAAAGTGCTATAGTAATTCACAGGAATAGGGTTCAGAGATGGCTTTGTGAGGAGAAAATAGCACTTGAATTGGAAATGTAAAGAAATAGGATGTGAACATGCAGAGGTGAGGAAGAAAAAACTGGAATGCCTTAAGTAAAAGTATGGAGGCAGTGAAGTATAAACCAGTTTAATTAAAATAGAAGGTTCTCAGAAGAATATAAGTTTGGTAAGATAGGTTGGAAAAGATTGTGGAGAATCTAAAGTATGGTTTATAATTTAGTCAGTAGACAGTAAAGAATTTttgaagggttttgagcagagaacaaagttttatatagtaatattaatTTCACTGCAGTGCCTAGGAAAAACTGAAGGATAGTAAAGACTATACTAAGTAAGGGTATAGAACAATAGTAACATACTAGTAGTGGAAATATGATTAAAtaaccattttagaaaataatttggtattAACTTTTAAAGTTGAAGATGATGGGCATGACCTATGTTCTAGAAATTCTACCCCTAAATTAACCCCTGGAGACATGTTCAAGAAGAATGTTCAAAACTCAATTGTTTGTAATAACAAATCAATAGGAGAAATGAATGAGCTATAGTTATACATAGCAACATGGATGACTAGCAAGAATGTAATGTTTAAtgaaaagtcataaaataagaatagttTGATACCACTTATGTAAATTTCAAAacatagaaaatttaatatattattcatGGATTCATATACATGTAGGAAAAGACTTAACAAAGGGAGAGAATCACAAAATTCGTACTAATGGATACCTTccagaggggagggaaagggattAGGGAGAGGCATATGGGGGCTGCCAAAGTGTTGATAATGTTCAAATTCTTATTCTGCATATTgggctatttttcattttccctaatGTGTcctatatatgtgtacatataattCTTTGGTGTATGTgaagtttttcttaaataaaattaagtttttgtCTATTATGTCATTGATTGTAGAGGGGGGGAAAAAGAAGATTAAGGCCATTTAAGAATTCTCTACTACTGTCTCTGTATCTACCTTACCTTTTTCCTCTCCCCATTGCGCTCCTTTCTCAGAGAAAGAAAGCTCATTCTTACTGCCAAggttaaaatcatttttaattatacataCACTAATATgccaggaatttattttttgtttgtttgtttgtttgtttttcagctcattaagggggtacaaaagatcaggctatatacattgcccatgcctccccatccccccgagtctgagcttcaattgtgtccatttcctagacagtgcacatcacactcatcatgtaggtgtgccccttcccctccccccaccccatcccccccccccagtcagaacttcaatcatgtccattccccaggcagtgcgcattgcactcatcaggtaggtatacacccatcccttccacccagccccgacctctgtccaatacccaattggtgttaatcccaaatgtgcactcagggaaaccagtttgctggtgagtacatgtggtgcttatttttccattcttgggatacttcacttaatagaatgggttccagctctctccaggagaaccaaagagatgccatatcgccattatttctaatagctgagtaatattccatggtatacatataccacattttgctaatccattcatgaatcgatgggcatttgggttgtttccacatctttgcgattgtgaattgtgctgctataaacattcgggtgcaggtgtcttttttataaaatgacttttgttcttctgggtagatgcccagtaatgggattgctggatcgaatggtaggtctacttgaatctatttaaggtatctccacgttgctttccacaggggctgcactagtttacagtcccaccagcagtgtatgagtgttcctgtctctccacacccacgccaacatgtatagttttgggactttttgataaaggccgttctcactggagttaagtgatatctcactgtggtattgatttgcatttccctgatggttagagatgttgaacactttttcatatgtttgttagccatttttatatcttcttttgaaaaatttctattcatgtcctttgcccactttttgatagggttgtttgattttttcttactgattttcctgagttctaaatagattcttgttatcagtcctttatctgatgtgtagtatgcgaaaattttttcccattctgtaggttgtctgtttactctcgtgactgtttctttggctgtgcagaagctttttaatttgatcaggtcccatttatttatttttgttgctgctgtgattgccttaggggtcttcttcataaattctttgcctaggccaatgtctgtaagagtctttcctacgttttcttctagaattctaatagcttctgacctaaggtttaagtctgttaaccaccgtgatttgatttttgtgaggggtgagagctgtgtgtcttgttttagtcttctacatgtggatatccagttttcccagcaccatttattaaataaggaatcttttccccagataTACCAGGaatttttaaaggtgaaaaataaatcaaCCTTAAGTCTACCATTCTTAGCACtacatttgatttcatttttgaatagTCTGTTTCTAGGAAAATGCCACATgtataggtattttaaaataatggtaacTAATGagtatagttttatatttatttttgtaaaccaTATATTATATTCCATCATATTAACATGTTGTAATTTGCTTGGCCATTGCCCTATTATTAAACATTGTTTAGAATTGATTGTTTGATATTCATTGAATATcttcatgtatttaatttttttggtgaATCACTTGGAATAAATTCTTAAGTGGTAATTGAATCAAAAGGTACATAAACTTTTGTGTTGCTCTTGATGTATATCAACATATTGTCATTCAGCAGCAGGATATGAGCTCACTAATTTCTCTACAACTTCACTAGCATTGTGTAGATCAACCACTCCTGATGCCATCCCCTCTTGTGGCCTTCTGGgctctattttattaattaccCTTGTGGCATATGTCACCCTTTTGTTCTGTGGATACCTTATACTCACTATGTCCAAACCCAAGCTTATCACCTTACTCTCCAGACCAACCATTTAGTTTGAGTTCTGCcatctctgttttttgtttaatcattttatcCAGCCACATAGATTCTAAAACTCCTgtttcacttttctgtttttcaagattttagagttttaaatctttgaaatatttcttaaatctgtcttctcttccattttcaCTAACATTTCCCTAATTTAGGGCCTCATTCTCCCTTGCTGCTATTATTTCAATAATCTAACCAGTCTTTCTGCCTATTGCCTTTAATGCCAGGTAATTTATCTCACACACTGCTAACAAATGCCTTTTCATAAAACATGACTTCCACCATGCCATGTTTTGCCGTTAAACTTTAGTGTCTGTGGATTAAGTACAATGTCCTTGACCTGACCTGGTCATTTAAATTCCTTGGCTGTGCTTTTCAAATTAAGTTTCCTAACCCATTTAATAAGTCCTAAAATCACCTTTAGTAgattactacaaaaaaaaatggcATAGGAGAAAACAGAGTATGTGACACTTacttatattttatgaaatttttttctgtgtatgcaTGCTGTATGTTTACATGCAcagcatacacatacatacatacatacatacattatgTGCATTCTAAGTCATGATATAAAACATTCCTATCACGGATCATTGTCAAATAAGTTTGAAAGCATTGTTCTACAGCATTTGGAAGCTGTATGTACgcttctaaattttcttcttgcTGGAGCAGACCACTCTTATCACAGAATGCTGGGTCATTTCCAGCCTTGCTCTATGTACATTTCACATGCCACCTTCTCCCTGAAGCTTTCTCagtgccccagcccagccccaaacATAGAAACATAAAACCTGGACATGAGCTTTTCATTTTTGATACCCcatagtattttgtttttcttacagcACATTTCACATAGCACATCTTTCTTACCATATTTAATAGGTTGCAAGTCCCTTAGTGGGGACTTGCACATCCTTTACACATCCTTTATCCCCATTTTAGTATAATATCTTCTGCTCagaagataattttcaaaatgtatttattgaaatataggactccattaaaaatgaatatgcaTTAAAACAGTAtgactttctgttttaaaaagtaatatctGTTTATTGTAGAAATTTGGAAACtactgataaataaaatgaagaaatgataatggcaaaaataaatgtttaagtgcttgtatgtatatgccaggcactgtattaaatatttaaaagacatgctctcatttgattttcaacaATTAACTATGAAGTTTGTGGGTACCATTATCATTCCCAATTTGCATATGTAGTGGGAAAACAAGTACCTTAATTTCATTCACTAGAAAAAACTACTACAGTATTGCTATTTGGCATGATTCTACTTTTCTATGGGTATATGGAAACAGTAATTTAGAAGCTGTTATATGGACCACTTGTTCAGTTAAATACAGATGGTTAGCATTTGAAGACATTAAGTAATTCTTATACATTAAATAATTCAGTTTATAGGTAAATTGCCTTCAATTATCCACactaagaaaaattttttgaaatgtacCAATTTGATAAAACATCACGTTGCTTACTAGTGTGATTACATTTTATCATGTTTATTAGTCATATGTCTGTCATATTGGTTGCAGCTAGTTTTCCCAGTTTTTCATTTACCTCTTTATTCTGTTACagtattttttaagagttttcatCAAGTTAAATCTTTTAATCaatttgttttctccctttgGTGTCAATTTCAGAAGGTCTTTTCTGTTCAAAGATGATAGTCATActcatctatattttaaaaaatgcttgtatggttccatttattttcaaaagtaaaatagtatttattattcCATGATAATATACTCAgtataatataattttgataaaaggAGGAAGTTTTAAACATTAAAGTGAAATCCCTCCCTCGCTGCTGCCGACCTGCCACGCCGCGTGCACACCCTGTCGCTGCCCTGCAGAAATGCTTCAGTTACCCACAATCCTTCGCCAGAGAAGACTGGTGTCCAGGGCACTGGCTCCTCATCTCACTCGGGCTTATGCCAAAGATGTAAAATTTGGTACAGATGCCCAAGCCTTAATGCTTCAAGATGTAGACCTTTTAGCCGATGCTGTCACTGTTACAATGGTGCCAAAGGGAAGAACAGTGATTATTGAACAGAGTTGGGGAGGTCCCAAAGTAACAAAAGATGGTGTGACTATTGCAAAGTCAATTGACTTaaaggataaatataaaaatattggagCTAAACTTGTTCGAGATGTTGCCAATAACACAAATGAAGAGGCTAGGGATGGTACCACCACTGCTACTGTACTGGCACAGTCTATTACAAAGGAAGGCTTTGAGAAAATTAGCAAAGGTGCTCATCCAGTGGAAGTCAGGAGAGGTGTGATGTTAGCTGTTGCTGCTATAATTGCTGAACTAAAGAAGCAGTCTAAACCTGTAATAACCCTTGAAGAAATAGCTCGATTTCTGCAAACCGAGAAAAAGAAATTGGCAACATCATTTCTGATACAATGAAAAAGGTTGGAAGAAAGGGCGTCATCACAgtaaaggatggaaaaacactGAATGATGAATTAGAAATTATTGAAGGCATGAAATTTGATCGATGCTATATTTCTCCATACTTTATTAACACATCAGAAGGTCAGAAATGTGAATTCCAGGATGCCTATGTTCTATTgagtgaaaagaaaatttctagtGTCCAGTCGATTGTATCTGCTCTTGAAATTGCCACTGCTCACCATAAGCCCTTGGTCATAATTGCTGAAGATGTTGATGGAGAAGCTCTAAGTACACTCGTTTTGAATAGGTTAAAAGTTGGTCTTTAAGTCATAGCAGTCAAAGCTCCAGGTTTTGGTGATAATAGAAAGAACCAGCTTAACAACATGGCTATTGCTACTGCTGGTGCAGTGTTTGGAGAAGAGGGGTTCACCCTAAACCTTGAAGAAGTTCAGCCCCATGACTTAGGAAAAGTTGGAGAGGTCATTGTGACCAAAGATGATGCCATGCTCTTGAAAGGAAAAGGTGACAAGGCTCAAATTGAAACACGTATTCAAGGAATCATTGAGCAGTTAGATGTTACAACTAGTGAATATGTAAAGGAAAAACTGAATGAATGTCTGGCAAAACTTTCAGATGGAGTAGCTGTGCTGAGGGTTGGTGGGACAAGTGATATTGAAGTAAACGAAAAGAAAGACAGAGTTACAGATGCCCTTAATGCTACAAGAGCTGCTGTTGAAGAAGGCATTGTTCTGGGAGGGGGTTGTGCCCTGCTTTGGTGCATTCCAGCCTTGGACTCACTAACTCCAGCTAATGAAGATCAAAAAATTggtatagaaattattaaaagaatactCAAAATTCCTGCAGTGACCACTGCTAAGAATGCAGGTGCTGAAGGATCTTTGATAGTTGAAAAAATTATGCAAAGTTCTCAGAAGTTGGTTATGAGATTTTTTGAATATGGTGGAAAAAGGAATCATTGATccacatcacctaaatacacatctgggaacgacaccaatcggatatcagactgaggtggggggtggggggaggggatgggtgtatgcctacataatgagtgcattgtgcaccatttggggaatggtcacgcttgaaggtgctgactcgggaagaggggggtggggaagggagggatatatacctacatgatgggtgcaacgcgcactgtctggggaacagacatgcctggagctttgacttgaggggaaaggcggtacatgggcaacgtatgtaacctgcaattctgtatcccccataataataagatgaaaaaaaaaaaaaggaatcattgATCCAATAAAGGTTGTAAGAACTGCTTTATTGGATGCTGCTGGGATGGCCTCTCTGTTAACTACAGTAGAGGTTGTAGTCACAGAAATTCCTAAAGAAGAGAAGGACCCTGGAATGGG from the Eulemur rufifrons isolate Redbay chromosome 7, OSU_ERuf_1, whole genome shotgun sequence genome contains:
- the LOC138387185 gene encoding LOW QUALITY PROTEIN: 60 kDa heat shock protein, mitochondrial-like (The sequence of the model RefSeq protein was modified relative to this genomic sequence to represent the inferred CDS: inserted 1 base in 1 codon; substituted 2 bases at 2 genomic stop codons) codes for the protein MLQLPTILRQRRLVSRALAPHLTRAYAKDVKFGTDAQALMLQDVDLLADAVTVTMVPKGRTVIIEQSWGGPKVTKDGVTIAKSIDLKDKYKNIGAKLVRDVANNTNEEARDGTTTATVLAQSITKEGFEKISKGAHPVEVRRGVMLAVAAIIAELKKQSKPVITLEEIAXISANREKEIGNIISDTMKKVGRKGVITVKDGKTLNDELEIIEGMKFDRCYISPYFINTSEGQKCEFQDAYVLLSEKKISSVQSIVSALEIATAHHKPLVIIAEDVDGEALSTLVLNRLKVGLXVIAVKAPGFGDNRKNQLNNMAIATAGAVFGEEGFTLNLEEVQPHDLGKVGEVIVTKDDAMLLKGKGDKAQIETRIQGIIEQLDVTTSEYVKEKLNECLAKLSDGVAVLRVGGTSDIEVNEKKDRVTDALNATRAAVEEGIVLGGGCALLWCIPALDSLTPANEDQKIGIEIIKRILKIPAVTTAKNAGAEGSLIVEKIMQSSQKLGKGGTWATYVTCNSVSPIIIRXKKKKGIIDPIKVVRTALLDAAGMASLLTTVEVVVTEIPKEEKDPGMGAMGGMGGGMF